One Prolixibacteraceae bacterium DNA segment encodes these proteins:
- a CDS encoding alpha-L-fucosidase has translation MKRIILTLGVLLFLSSTYGQKKEKYQPNWKSLRTHQIPQWAKDAKFGIYAHWGVYSVTGNWDYTRPNWANYYITGYLGYYQTSQRNEQANLFRKNVGDIKKGIGYKDLAKQFKAENFDPKYWAKLIKKSGAKYAGICAVHHDGYCMWDSKITNLCAGKLGPQRDIISDLYKELRNEDLKIIATFHHGRTYKHFQNVAKRFEGKTDYANVDLLNKKNWDTYWYMGSKDRFAKNRYDLTVEFINKYKPDILWFDGGGGKFGTEKILSHFFNMGEKENKEVCLHNKGNFGKNFGIYSYENGAHRPSFVDWPWEDDTPSAIGWCDWQWNKGIKYKKSRDVIVRLCDLVARNGGLLLSMNPRPDGTFDKEQENLLLGIGAWLEQNGEAIYGTSPWVVYGEGHLEDLFYSETNPMNGKKSRAIQPNPSLFNKEDVRFTTKNNALYATFLGTDFDRSCCVKTLKSNVKVSDENKIVSVELLGYGKVKFHRNQKGLHIDLPKKLPNKVALSFKISVKGTLLERELNGTNGVLPLQT, from the coding sequence ATGAAAAGAATAATTTTAACATTAGGTGTGCTACTTTTTCTTTCTAGTACCTATGGGCAGAAGAAGGAAAAGTATCAACCGAACTGGAAGTCGTTAAGAACTCATCAAATACCACAATGGGCAAAAGATGCAAAATTTGGTATTTATGCTCATTGGGGTGTATATTCAGTAACTGGTAATTGGGACTATACTCGTCCGAATTGGGCTAATTATTATATTACTGGTTATTTGGGTTATTATCAGACTTCTCAACGTAATGAACAAGCAAATCTTTTTCGAAAGAATGTTGGAGATATTAAAAAAGGGATAGGATACAAAGACCTTGCAAAACAATTTAAAGCAGAGAATTTTGACCCTAAATATTGGGCCAAACTGATTAAAAAATCAGGAGCTAAATATGCTGGAATATGTGCAGTGCATCATGACGGTTACTGTATGTGGGATAGTAAGATAACTAATTTGTGTGCTGGGAAATTAGGCCCTCAAAGAGATATTATCTCAGACCTTTATAAAGAGCTTAGAAACGAAGATCTTAAGATTATTGCTACTTTCCATCATGGCCGTACTTATAAACATTTTCAAAATGTAGCAAAACGTTTTGAAGGAAAAACAGATTATGCGAATGTGGATCTTCTGAATAAAAAGAATTGGGATACATATTGGTATATGGGAAGTAAGGATCGTTTTGCGAAGAATAGGTATGACCTTACTGTTGAATTTATCAATAAATATAAACCAGACATTTTATGGTTTGATGGTGGTGGTGGAAAATTTGGTACAGAAAAAATATTATCTCATTTTTTCAATATGGGGGAGAAGGAAAACAAAGAGGTCTGTTTGCATAATAAAGGAAACTTTGGAAAGAACTTCGGAATCTATAGTTATGAGAATGGAGCACATCGCCCATCTTTTGTTGATTGGCCCTGGGAAGATGATACTCCAAGTGCTATTGGCTGGTGTGACTGGCAATGGAATAAAGGAATTAAATATAAAAAATCAAGAGATGTTATTGTTCGTTTGTGTGATCTAGTCGCTAGAAATGGTGGACTATTGCTTTCGATGAACCCTAGACCTGATGGAACTTTTGATAAAGAACAAGAGAATTTGCTTTTAGGAATTGGAGCTTGGTTAGAGCAAAATGGAGAGGCTATTTATGGAACCAGCCCTTGGGTGGTTTATGGTGAAGGTCATTTAGAAGATCTATTCTACTCTGAGACAAATCCAATGAATGGGAAAAAATCTAGGGCGATTCAGCCTAACCCATCTCTATTCAATAAAGAGGATGTTCGTTTTACAACGAAAAATAATGCACTATATGCTACATTTTTAGGAACAGATTTTGATAGATCTTGTTGTGTGAAGACGTTAAAGTCGAATGTGAAAGTTTCTGATGAAAACAAGATTGTTTCTGTTGAATTACTAGGATATGGTAAGGTGAAATTTCATCGTAATCAGAAAGGGTTGCATATCGATCTACCTAAAAAACTTCCAAACAAAGTGGCTTTGTCCTTCAAGATCTCTGTGAAAGGAACTCTATTAGAGAGAGAATTAAATGGAACGAATGGCGTGCTTCCTTTACAAACCTAA
- a CDS encoding PorT family protein — MKKLFIVAIFSLLGSGAFAQLPVNLGLKLGWNSSKVSTSTLSTNLSDYSPLNNNGYLVGVFGRINLKNFFIQPEVYYSLKKGETDFDITPKESNPVKVTQKVDLKTFDIPVLLGYRLLDLKLASMYAFTGPVMSINTEGSSISFSNTDGLADDVLAGLKDPSGVNWAYQLGLGFNVALFTIDARYEWGLSNIENGLTNVSFDQKSDMFTLSLGWRFL, encoded by the coding sequence ATGAAAAAATTATTTATCGTAGCGATATTTTCGCTTCTTGGGTCAGGGGCTTTTGCCCAATTACCTGTAAACTTGGGTCTAAAATTAGGATGGAACTCTTCTAAAGTGTCCACATCCACACTTTCTACAAATCTTTCTGATTATAGTCCATTGAACAACAATGGATATTTAGTGGGAGTCTTTGGTAGAATCAACTTAAAGAATTTTTTCATCCAACCAGAAGTATACTACTCTCTAAAAAAAGGAGAGACAGATTTCGATATCACACCAAAAGAAAGTAATCCAGTGAAAGTTACCCAAAAGGTGGATCTTAAAACCTTTGATATTCCAGTACTTCTTGGATATCGTCTACTAGATCTAAAACTTGCATCGATGTATGCATTTACAGGTCCTGTAATGTCCATTAATACAGAAGGTAGTAGTATCTCTTTCTCAAACACCGATGGTTTGGCTGACGATGTCTTAGCAGGGCTTAAAGATCCTTCAGGAGTAAACTGGGCATACCAGTTAGGTCTTGGATTTAACGTAGCTCTTTTCACTATTGATGCACGTTATGAGTGGGGATTGAGTAATATTGAAAATGGACTAACTAATGTCTCTTTTGACCAAAAATCAGATATGTTTACACTATCTCTAGGTTGGAGATTCTTGTAA
- a CDS encoding aminoacyl-histidine dipeptidase — MTTIKELNPKEVWDHFDAICQVPRPSKREEKIIDFLLNFAKERGIEAKRDTIGNVVMRKEATPGMENKPTVILQSHMDMVCEKNSDKVHDFDKDPITPIVDGEWVRADMTTLGADCGIGMAAQMAVLTDPEAKHGPIECLFTVDEETGLTGAMELEDDMLTGKILLNLDSEDDGEIFIGCAGGIDTLADFSFEKESVDTTTFPLLVEVKGLLGGHSGDEINKGRANANQLLVRFLWNVDQAYGIRIANIDGGNLRNAIAREASAVIVVPKAKKEEIIARFNIFRSDMEHEWEMTEPNLDLHIGSTDQPEFVIDQDTQFRLLNALMSCPHGVLAMSYRMPGMVETSTNLASVKFKDSKIHITTSQRSDLGSGKIFAASSVEAVFQLAGANVKHSDGYPGWAPNPDSPIMRIVRDSYESLFNQKPDVKSIHAGLECGLFLTKYPQLDMVSFGPTIRQAHSPMERIEIKTVEKFWAHLLDVLAKV, encoded by the coding sequence ATGACAACAATAAAAGAGCTCAATCCAAAAGAAGTTTGGGATCACTTTGATGCAATATGTCAGGTTCCTCGACCATCTAAAAGAGAAGAAAAAATCATTGATTTCTTATTGAACTTTGCCAAAGAACGTGGTATCGAAGCCAAGAGAGATACTATCGGAAACGTGGTGATGCGTAAAGAGGCTACTCCTGGAATGGAGAATAAACCAACAGTGATTCTACAGTCACATATGGATATGGTTTGTGAAAAAAACAGTGATAAGGTTCATGATTTTGACAAAGATCCAATAACTCCCATTGTCGATGGAGAGTGGGTGCGTGCCGATATGACTACGTTAGGAGCCGATTGTGGCATTGGTATGGCCGCACAGATGGCTGTACTAACAGATCCTGAAGCGAAGCATGGCCCTATAGAGTGTCTTTTTACCGTCGATGAGGAGACTGGTTTGACTGGTGCAATGGAATTAGAGGACGATATGTTGACTGGGAAAATCCTTTTGAATCTTGACTCGGAAGATGATGGGGAGATATTTATTGGTTGTGCTGGAGGTATTGATACATTGGCTGACTTCTCTTTTGAAAAGGAATCGGTTGATACTACAACATTCCCTCTTTTAGTTGAGGTAAAGGGACTTTTGGGTGGTCACTCTGGTGATGAGATAAATAAAGGACGAGCGAATGCAAATCAGCTTTTAGTACGTTTCCTATGGAACGTAGACCAAGCTTATGGTATCCGTATTGCAAACATCGATGGTGGAAACCTACGTAATGCGATTGCTCGTGAGGCATCTGCTGTTATTGTGGTCCCTAAGGCAAAAAAAGAGGAGATTATTGCTCGATTTAATATCTTTAGAAGTGATATGGAGCATGAGTGGGAGATGACCGAACCTAATTTAGATCTTCATATTGGTTCTACTGATCAACCTGAGTTTGTAATTGATCAAGATACACAATTCCGTCTGCTGAATGCTTTGATGAGCTGTCCTCATGGAGTATTGGCAATGAGTTATCGTATGCCAGGAATGGTTGAAACTTCAACCAACCTTGCTTCTGTTAAGTTTAAGGATAGCAAAATACATATTACAACAAGCCAACGAAGTGATTTAGGGAGTGGGAAGATATTTGCTGCTTCAAGCGTCGAGGCTGTATTTCAATTGGCTGGTGCGAACGTAAAACATAGTGATGGATATCCTGGTTGGGCTCCTAATCCAGATTCTCCTATTATGAGGATTGTTCGTGATTCTTATGAATCTCTTTTCAATCAAAAGCCTGATGTGAAGTCTATTCATGCAGGATTGGAGTGTGGTCTGTTCTTGACAAAATATCCACAACTAGATATGGTGTCGTTTGGACCAACTATTCGCCAAGCACATTCTCCTATGGAAAGAATTGAGATCAAAACAGTTGAAAAGTTTTGGGCTCATCTATTAGATGTTCTTGCCAAAGTGTGA